One window of Staphylococcus chromogenes genomic DNA carries:
- a CDS encoding dihydrofolate reductase gives MTLSILVAHDKQRGIGFNNQLPWHLPNDLKFVKKLSTGNTLVMGRSTYESIGKPLPNRRNVVLTRNKDFKAEGVDVIHDVNDIEKLEGHVFIFGGQSLFEMFIDKVDDMYITVIDETFQADTFFPPYSFEDWEVESAVEGEIDEKNKYPHTFLHLIRK, from the coding sequence ATGACTTTATCAATCCTAGTTGCTCATGATAAACAAAGAGGGATTGGATTTAATAATCAACTCCCATGGCATCTACCTAATGATTTAAAATTTGTTAAAAAACTATCTACTGGCAATACATTAGTGATGGGACGGTCAACTTATGAATCTATCGGAAAACCATTGCCTAATCGCAGAAATGTAGTCCTTACACGAAACAAAGATTTCAAAGCAGAAGGCGTTGATGTCATTCATGACGTAAATGACATTGAAAAATTAGAAGGCCATGTGTTCATTTTTGGTGGTCAATCTTTATTTGAGATGTTTATAGATAAAGTAGATGACATGTACATTACTGTCATTGATGAAACTTTCCAAGCCGACACCTTCTTTCCACCTTATTCATTTGAAGATTGGGAAGTCGAATCTGCTGTCGAAGGCGAAATCGATGAAAAAAATAAATATCCGCATACATTTTTACATTTAATTCGGAAGTAA
- a CDS encoding DegV family protein produces MQRIIVTDSTSDLDQTYLAENNIHIVPLSVTVNGKSYIDQEEISSEEFIQFLDNDENDLKTSQPPLGQFVETYETLTKDGAEVISIHLSSGLSGTYQTAVQASEMVDGKVTVIDSKSIAYGLGYQIQHIVEWLNEGLSTEVILDKIQQLQKNIMLYVVIGKLDRLIKGGRISKTKGMLGNLMKIKPIGVLNDGNLELVHSSRTQGACAKYIAKDLASFLGNDKIKSVAISHANAVDFLDKVKEKLDETFSFSNFHTSFTTPVISTHTGTGAIGLVVLKEQN; encoded by the coding sequence ATGCAACGTATTATAGTAACTGATTCAACATCAGATTTAGATCAAACATACTTGGCAGAGAATAATATTCATATTGTTCCGCTAAGTGTCACAGTGAATGGAAAATCCTATATCGATCAAGAGGAAATTTCCTCAGAAGAATTTATTCAATTTTTAGATAATGACGAGAATGATTTAAAAACAAGTCAACCCCCATTAGGACAATTTGTTGAAACGTATGAAACGTTGACTAAAGATGGCGCTGAAGTCATTAGTATCCATTTATCTTCTGGACTAAGTGGAACGTACCAAACTGCCGTTCAAGCTAGCGAAATGGTAGACGGCAAAGTGACTGTTATTGACTCAAAATCAATTGCCTATGGCTTAGGCTATCAAATCCAACATATCGTCGAATGGCTAAATGAAGGATTATCGACTGAAGTTATTTTGGATAAAATTCAACAATTGCAAAAGAATATTATGCTTTATGTTGTGATAGGCAAGTTAGATCGTCTTATCAAAGGTGGACGAATTAGCAAAACAAAAGGGATGCTCGGCAATCTCATGAAAATCAAACCAATTGGCGTTTTAAACGATGGTAATTTAGAATTGGTTCACAGTTCGAGAACTCAAGGCGCTTGTGCTAAATATATCGCTAAAGATTTAGCATCCTTTTTAGGAAATGATAAAATAAAATCTGTTGCTATTTCTCATGCGAATGCTGTGGATTTTTTAGACAAAGTTAAAGAAAAATTAGATGAGACTTTTAGTTTTTCGAATTTCCATACAAGTTTCACAACACCTGTGATTTCAACGCATACAGGCACAGGTGCCATTGGACTTGTTGTTTTAAAGGAACAAAATTAA
- the msrA gene encoding peptide-methionine (S)-S-oxide reductase MsrA — translation MAIATFAGGCFWCLVKPFDTYDGVHSVVSGYSGGHVENPTYEQVCSDTTGHVEAVQIDFDPEIISYKDLLDVYFKTFDPTDNGGQFFDRGEHYRPVIFYHDEAQKSQALDKIKALNEAKIFNQPVITPVEPYQNFYPAEEYHQNYYRKNPMHYAQYQLGSGRKAFIDRHWSDQND, via the coding sequence ATGGCAATTGCAACATTCGCTGGAGGATGTTTTTGGTGTCTAGTTAAGCCTTTTGATACTTACGACGGGGTCCACTCTGTGGTTTCAGGGTATAGCGGGGGACATGTTGAAAACCCGACTTATGAACAAGTTTGTTCAGATACAACTGGTCATGTAGAAGCCGTACAAATCGACTTTGACCCTGAAATCATAAGTTATAAAGACTTATTGGATGTTTACTTTAAAACATTTGATCCAACTGACAATGGAGGTCAATTTTTTGATAGAGGTGAACATTACCGTCCGGTTATTTTTTACCATGATGAAGCACAAAAATCTCAAGCGCTTGATAAGATTAAAGCTTTAAATGAAGCCAAAATATTTAATCAACCGGTCATTACACCTGTTGAACCTTATCAAAACTTTTATCCAGCAGAAGAATATCATCAAAATTACTACCGTAAAAACCCAATGCATTATGCACAGTATCAGCTTGGTTCTGGGCGAAAAGCTTTTATAGATCGACATTGGAGTGATCAAAATGATTAA
- the msrB gene encoding peptide-methionine (R)-S-oxide reductase MsrB, producing the protein MIKKDKKDLTDLEYLVTQQDGTEPPFENEYWNHYDKGIYVDKISGKPLFTSEDKFESNCGWPSFSKAIDDEDIIELVDKSFGMIRTEVRSETSNSHLGHVFNDGPRERGGLRYCINSAAIQFIPYDKLEELGYGDLIQHFEQ; encoded by the coding sequence ATGATTAAAAAAGATAAAAAAGATTTAACAGATTTAGAATATTTAGTAACCCAACAAGATGGAACCGAACCTCCATTTGAAAATGAATATTGGAATCATTATGATAAGGGTATCTATGTTGATAAAATCTCAGGTAAACCTCTATTTACATCAGAGGATAAATTCGAATCGAATTGCGGATGGCCTAGCTTTTCAAAAGCAATTGATGACGAAGATATTATTGAACTTGTTGATAAATCGTTTGGAATGATTCGTACAGAAGTGCGTTCAGAAACAAGTAATAGTCATCTTGGTCATGTCTTTAATGATGGACCCCGTGAACGTGGGGGATTACGCTATTGTATTAATTCAGCGGCCATCCAATTTATCCCATATGACAAACTTGAAGAACTTGGTTACGGAGATTTAATTCAGCATTTTGAACAATAA
- a CDS encoding PTS sugar transporter subunit IIA, producing MFKKLFGKGNEASKEVEVFTPISGDYVKIEDIPDPVFAQKMMGEGFGVKPSEGIVVSPISGVVDNVFPTKHAIGLKADNGIEVLVHIGLDTVQLNGEGFKTFVESGDHVNVGDKLVEFDMNYIDEHAKSTISPVIITNTDQTEHLEILDATTLTKGETKVIDVTVK from the coding sequence ATGTTTAAGAAATTATTTGGAAAAGGTAATGAAGCGAGTAAAGAAGTTGAAGTGTTTACACCGATAAGTGGAGATTACGTCAAAATTGAAGATATTCCCGATCCTGTATTTGCACAAAAGATGATGGGCGAAGGATTCGGTGTAAAACCATCTGAGGGAATTGTTGTTTCACCTATTTCAGGTGTTGTAGACAATGTTTTCCCAACAAAACATGCGATTGGTCTTAAAGCAGACAATGGCATCGAAGTTTTAGTACACATCGGTTTAGATACTGTTCAACTTAATGGTGAAGGATTTAAAACTTTTGTGGAAAGTGGTGACCACGTGAACGTGGGTGATAAATTAGTAGAATTCGATATGAATTATATCGATGAACATGCTAAATCAACAATTTCACCTGTCATTATTACAAATACAGATCAAACAGAGCATCTTGAAATTTTGGATGCGACAACTTTAACAAAAGGTGAAACTAAAGTAATTGACGTAACGGTGAAATAA
- a CDS encoding YozE family protein: MKDASFYHFLLTVRGRPNDEGAFAEMAYQDLDFPKHENDFNVLSEYIETEGNYTLSMSIFDGLFDEYKEWLQF, from the coding sequence ATGAAAGATGCTTCTTTTTATCATTTCCTCCTCACCGTTAGAGGACGACCAAATGACGAAGGTGCCTTTGCTGAAATGGCGTACCAAGATTTAGACTTTCCTAAACATGAAAATGATTTTAATGTCTTATCTGAATATATTGAAACTGAAGGCAATTATACGTTATCCATGTCGATTTTTGATGGTTTGTTTGACGAATATAAAGAATGGCTTCAATTTTAA